In one Sphingobacterium daejeonense genomic region, the following are encoded:
- a CDS encoding 8-oxoguanine DNA glycosylase, which translates to MNGRPVKYRFANQKSYYIYDFLSREDLKNIPCSNDLELRNWLIDLKGIGPKTASWITRNWLRSERVAILDIHILRAGMITGFFEKDLNINTQYFSLEASYLNFCNSLAVRPSDMDAIIWSYMKKNNKLALNILSNLD; encoded by the coding sequence ATAAATGGGCGTCCGGTAAAATACCGATTTGCTAATCAAAAATCATATTACATATATGACTTCCTAAGTAGAGAGGATTTAAAGAACATACCTTGCTCAAATGATCTCGAATTAAGAAACTGGCTTATAGACCTTAAAGGCATTGGACCTAAAACAGCATCTTGGATAACTAGGAATTGGCTCAGAAGTGAACGTGTTGCCATACTTGATATCCACATTTTACGCGCTGGTATGATTACCGGATTTTTTGAAAAAGACCTCAATATCAACACGCAGTACTTTTCGTTGGAAGCCAGTTATTTAAATTTTTGTAATAGTTTGGCTGTAAGGCCATCTGATATGGATGCAATTATTTGGAGTTATATGAAAAAAAACAATAAATTAGCTCTAAATATATTATCCAACTTAGATTAG
- a CDS encoding DUF6088 family protein, with protein sequence MSYHKNILNYLESTKTGKILFLSDFRGLGTTSAIKMSLSRISQTGGLKRLCHGIYVKSSKNNKKEVKIDVDDVLKAISKKHNIRLLPSGEIALYKLNIIPEMPKRLVYITDGEPKNLKIQDQTIIFKPSTPNKLSMRGETSSLVIQALEAIGKNNVNEDILSKLNQAITKERKDFLLEDVAKAPAWIYDILFKMEKN encoded by the coding sequence ATGTCATACCACAAAAACATCCTCAATTATCTTGAAAGCACAAAAACGGGAAAGATACTTTTCCTTTCAGACTTCAGGGGACTAGGTACAACATCAGCCATTAAGATGAGTTTGTCTAGGATATCTCAAACCGGTGGACTTAAACGATTATGCCATGGGATCTATGTAAAATCAAGTAAAAACAATAAAAAGGAAGTCAAAATAGATGTTGATGATGTATTAAAGGCAATATCAAAAAAACACAATATTCGTTTGTTACCTTCAGGAGAAATCGCTTTATATAAGCTCAATATTATACCTGAAATGCCCAAACGTTTAGTTTACATCACTGACGGAGAACCAAAAAATTTAAAGATCCAAGATCAAACTATAATATTCAAGCCCTCTACTCCAAACAAACTATCCATGAGAGGAGAGACAAGCTCGCTAGTCATACAAGCTTTAGAAGCAATTGGAAAAAACAATGTCAATGAAGATATTTTGTCGAAACTAAATCAAGCTATAACAAAGGAAAGGAAGGATTTTTTGCTTGAAGATGTAGCTAAAGCTCCTGCCTGGATTTATGATATCTTATTTAAAATGGAAAAAAACTAG
- a CDS encoding 5'-methylthioadenosine/S-adenosylhomocysteine nucleosidase family protein translates to MRDTPNKLPESRAYFKKFLSAMMPDYMDVYRALGNPSKSGYGRYKNDNNMSQHLTSLVMHLNETFQDVSIPEVFSSEKLLAIEWKKFYDYILTQDELIAKTKDTFTEMPEPFIMILKIHDSIKACLEAILDMSEVQDVLIGKSVSNQQSNVEVGDQADVVIITALHDTEFEAFVELLPSFTDMESVDTTHYIRGNIDGRKVIVATDDKMGMAAATALTLKMLTLFRPNYIIMGGIAAGVKSEERNFGDVLVARHTFNYESGKYQFKRKLKQTVFEPNPEPIELDGTFTSVINRLKVDKARMATIHKVFNATRNNKKPEDVFAVHFGPIASGSAVLADDKKVEDIKAHSRKLIGIDMETFGVYYGCQSFRSVHQCKAISIKSISDFADKMKNDGYRNYAAHTSASFIIELIKGL, encoded by the coding sequence ATGAGAGACACTCCAAACAAATTACCTGAATCAAGAGCCTACTTTAAAAAGTTTTTATCGGCAATGATGCCTGATTATATGGATGTCTATAGGGCACTTGGGAATCCGTCCAAATCGGGATATGGAAGATATAAGAATGATAACAATATGTCCCAGCATTTAACGTCGTTGGTCATGCATCTGAATGAGACATTCCAGGATGTTAGTATCCCAGAAGTTTTCAGTAGCGAAAAGCTATTGGCTATCGAATGGAAGAAATTCTATGATTACATCCTGACTCAAGATGAACTAATTGCCAAAACAAAGGACACTTTTACGGAAATGCCGGAACCATTTATAATGATTCTTAAAATCCATGATAGTATTAAAGCATGTCTTGAGGCGATTCTGGATATGTCTGAAGTTCAGGACGTGCTTATTGGAAAATCTGTATCAAATCAGCAATCTAACGTAGAGGTTGGTGACCAAGCTGATGTGGTTATTATAACCGCACTTCACGATACAGAGTTTGAGGCTTTTGTGGAATTATTACCATCGTTTACAGATATGGAATCGGTAGATACAACGCATTACATTAGAGGCAATATTGATGGAAGGAAAGTTATTGTTGCAACGGATGATAAAATGGGAATGGCCGCGGCTACAGCTTTAACATTGAAAATGCTGACTCTATTTAGACCCAATTACATTATTATGGGAGGGATTGCTGCTGGTGTTAAGTCGGAGGAAAGGAATTTTGGTGATGTTTTGGTAGCCAGGCATACATTTAATTACGAATCAGGGAAATATCAATTTAAAAGAAAGCTTAAGCAGACAGTCTTTGAGCCAAATCCTGAACCAATAGAACTAGATGGAACATTTACTTCGGTAATTAATCGTTTAAAAGTAGATAAAGCCCGAATGGCTACTATTCATAAAGTCTTTAATGCAACTCGGAACAATAAAAAGCCCGAGGATGTATTTGCAGTGCACTTTGGACCAATAGCTTCTGGCTCTGCGGTTTTAGCTGATGATAAAAAAGTTGAAGATATTAAAGCGCATAGCAGAAAGCTCATAGGGATTGATATGGAAACATTTGGAGTGTATTATGGCTGCCAGTCCTTTAGATCTGTGCATCAATGTAAGGCTATTAGTATTAAAAGTATATCCGACTTTGCAGATAAAATGAAAAATGATGGCTATCGAAATTATGCCGCGCATACTAGCGCAAGTTTTATCATAGAGCTAATAAAGGGCTTATAG
- a CDS encoding helix-turn-helix domain-containing protein: MPLNPTTLGEHIRKRRLELKLFQKDVAAIFNVSDDCVTYWENNRSEPQIQYYPLIFGFLEYCPFELDTSTLMGRIKAYRYVNGLSQNRLARMVGVDPSTILAWENEKGRVSERLKVLLASYEFIINHKRNGNHRINRKTVNTKLQLRRLSKK, from the coding sequence ATGCCATTAAATCCTACCACTCTTGGAGAACATATCAGGAAGAGAAGATTGGAGCTAAAACTGTTTCAAAAGGACGTAGCGGCAATATTCAATGTAAGCGACGACTGCGTTACATATTGGGAGAACAACAGAAGTGAACCTCAAATTCAATACTATCCACTCATTTTCGGGTTCTTGGAATACTGCCCATTTGAACTTGATACATCTACTCTCATGGGAAGGATAAAAGCTTATAGATATGTGAACGGGCTTAGTCAAAACAGATTAGCTAGGATGGTAGGTGTTGATCCTTCTACAATCCTTGCCTGGGAAAATGAGAAAGGACGTGTGTCTGAAAGATTGAAGGTGCTATTGGCGAGTTATGAATTTATTATAAATCATAAAAGAAATGGAAACCATAGAATAAATCGTAAAACTGTAAATACAAAACTACAACTTAGGCGCCTTAGTAAAAAATAA
- a CDS encoding Crp/Fnr family transcriptional regulator encodes MSEILRRQIEKITPLTDQEFEYILSHFTLRRFKKHQILILEGDTVQNDYFVINGLLKASYLNKEGKEHIMQFAMEDWWITDYQAYFNQTEATFTIDALESTEVLTLSLYNREKLCADMHKIEHFFRKKSSNGYIALQRRILSLLNSNAKERYEQFISQYPTLLQRLPKTLIASYLGVSRETLSRLFV; translated from the coding sequence ATGAGTGAGATTTTAAGACGTCAAATTGAGAAAATTACGCCATTAACTGACCAGGAGTTCGAGTACATCCTGTCTCATTTTACCTTGAGAAGATTTAAAAAACATCAGATTTTAATTCTAGAAGGAGATACCGTACAAAATGATTATTTTGTGATTAATGGTTTGTTAAAAGCTTCTTACCTGAATAAAGAAGGGAAAGAGCACATCATGCAGTTTGCAATGGAAGATTGGTGGATTACGGATTATCAAGCATATTTTAATCAAACGGAAGCTACTTTTACCATTGATGCATTAGAATCTACCGAAGTACTTACTTTGTCTCTCTATAACCGAGAGAAACTCTGTGCAGATATGCATAAAATAGAACATTTTTTCAGGAAAAAGTCTAGTAATGGTTATATCGCCCTCCAAAGAAGGATTTTGTCTCTGCTGAATAGCAATGCTAAAGAACGCTACGAACAATTTATTTCTCAATATCCCACACTTTTACAACGATTGCCCAAAACATTAATCGCTTCATATTTAGGTGTTTCCAGAGAAACCTTGAGTCGGCTTTTTGTGTAA
- a CDS encoding type 1 glutamine amidotransferase domain-containing protein, which translates to MSKKVLFVVTSHGELGNTGESTGYYLGEVTHPWAVLVDAGYEIDFVSPKGGNPPYYGNTPDDKVNERFLADEYYQNKIQNTMTPSEVNPDEYVGILYAGGHGTMWDFADNEELAVIAQKIYEKNGIVSAVCHGPAGLVNIKLSNGKYLVDGKKINAFTNEEEAAVKLDEVVPFRLESKLIERGAKFEKSGLWQTHVTVDERVVTGQNPQSAHAVGEAVLEELKKLQ; encoded by the coding sequence ATGAGCAAAAAAGTATTATTCGTGGTTACGAGCCACGGCGAATTGGGAAACACAGGTGAATCTACCGGTTATTATTTGGGTGAAGTTACGCATCCTTGGGCTGTATTGGTAGATGCTGGTTACGAAATAGATTTCGTGAGTCCAAAAGGTGGAAACCCGCCGTATTATGGAAATACTCCAGATGATAAGGTTAATGAAAGATTTTTGGCAGATGAATATTATCAAAATAAAATTCAGAACACCATGACTCCTTCAGAAGTAAATCCTGATGAATATGTGGGGATTCTTTATGCTGGAGGTCACGGTACGATGTGGGATTTTGCAGATAATGAAGAATTGGCAGTAATCGCACAAAAAATATACGAAAAAAATGGAATCGTAAGTGCGGTTTGTCACGGTCCTGCTGGATTGGTGAACATTAAACTCAGCAATGGAAAATACTTGGTAGATGGCAAAAAAATCAATGCTTTCACCAACGAAGAAGAAGCTGCTGTGAAATTAGATGAAGTGGTTCCATTTAGATTAGAATCTAAATTAATCGAACGCGGAGCCAAGTTTGAAAAATCTGGTTTATGGCAAACTCACGTTACCGTAGACGAAAGAGTGGTAACAGGACAAAATCCTCAATCTGCTCATGCAGTTGGCGAAGCTGTTTTAGAAGAACTTAAAAAGCTTCAATAA
- a CDS encoding TolB family protein: protein MKIGGRITVNAAGTKIALSANNHIYMMDIDGNNFVQVTESNDREVLPEFSPDGNYLLVGTDYTTTSSLSAIWRLKIIPADGNKYNVDPITENSPGVIPVIAHGDEVIQTASNRGMLWR from the coding sequence TTGAAGATTGGGGGTCGTATTACCGTTAATGCCGCCGGTACTAAAATTGCGTTATCGGCAAATAATCATATTTATATGATGGATATCGACGGTAACAATTTTGTTCAGGTGACAGAAAGCAATGATCGGGAGGTGCTTCCTGAATTTTCGCCAGATGGGAACTATCTGCTGGTGGGCACAGACTATACTACGACAAGCTCATTAAGCGCAATCTGGCGTCTAAAGATTATACCGGCCGATGGAAATAAATACAATGTGGATCCAATTACCGAAAATAGCCCGGGGGTAATACCTGTGATTGCCCATGGTGATGAAGTTATTCAGACAGCCAGTAATCGAGGTATGCTATGGCGTTAA
- a CDS encoding recombinase family protein, with amino-acid sequence MRKWKTSKLFEKLRKGDTVVVWKLDRLGRSLIDLIDLITKMQQLDVSFLSIQDGFNTNTATGRFTFNIFASLAEFEREIISERTKAGLTSARARGRKGGKTSRL; translated from the coding sequence ATTAGAAAATGGAAGACGAGTAAACTCTTCGAAAAGTTAAGGAAAGGTGATACTGTTGTTGTTTGGAAATTAGATCGTCTCGGCAGATCTCTAATAGATCTAATTGATCTAATCACAAAGATGCAGCAACTGGATGTTAGCTTCCTTAGCATACAAGATGGTTTCAACACAAATACTGCCACTGGACGATTTACGTTTAACATATTTGCGTCCCTAGCTGAATTCGAAAGAGAAATTATATCCGAAAGAACAAAGGCGGGATTAACCTCCGCCAGAGCACGCGGACGAAAAGGGGGGAAGACCTCCCGGTTATAG
- a CDS encoding response regulator transcription factor, translating into MKRIEIIVCDDHPLIAQGLSSFIGQKEDLIIVATATTARELRETLAITSADILLLDINLPDGNGLELCPEIKKKYPELKILALSNFNERSIILRMLHNGASGYLLKSSSTAEIEKAIRNIVDGNLHFGKEAQKILTTITAQELIEIPPVTKREKEVLKYLADGLTTPQIAEKMFVSAVTVDSHRKSLMQKFEVNKTVLLLQRAREWGMI; encoded by the coding sequence ATGAAACGGATTGAAATCATTGTTTGCGACGACCATCCTCTTATTGCCCAGGGATTGAGCAGTTTTATCGGGCAAAAAGAAGACTTAATCATCGTGGCCACGGCAACTACTGCCCGAGAATTGAGAGAAACATTAGCCATCACATCGGCAGATATCCTCTTGCTCGATATTAATTTGCCCGATGGCAATGGGTTGGAACTGTGCCCCGAAATAAAAAAAAAATATCCCGAATTGAAAATACTGGCGTTAAGCAACTTCAACGAGCGAAGCATCATCTTAAGAATGTTGCATAACGGAGCCTCGGGCTATCTGCTCAAAAGCTCATCCACGGCCGAAATTGAAAAAGCCATCCGCAACATCGTCGATGGAAACCTCCATTTCGGCAAAGAAGCGCAAAAAATTCTTACTACCATCACCGCGCAAGAACTCATTGAAATTCCTCCCGTCACTAAACGTGAAAAAGAAGTGCTGAAATATCTTGCCGACGGTCTCACTACTCCCCAGATCGCGGAAAAAATGTTCGTGAGCGCCGTCACGGTCGACAGCCACCGAAAAAGCTTGATGCAAAAATTCGAAGTGAACAAAACAGTCCTTCTTCTGCAGCGTGCACGGGAATGGGGCATGATTTAA
- a CDS encoding tetratricopeptide repeat-containing sensor histidine kinase has protein sequence MEKIKQFTMRLVVFMFLFLWATLQASVVWSQETTYVDSLNRQLKEATRSNKEKADIYFLLSDFYSYRDTAKAFAMLDSANSLIDPKDKLYYGILTFYEAGVYFDLNIEKSQQLYMQAENILKDFSSPLSYEYRARLWNNYGVLEQAKDRHDLFLDILLNKSIPYIQKTNKVSLHASYLTNVSLVLFNQKNYPKAIHYSQKAIGLLRENAIEDKQLVWAYLNLAHSFLYLSKSNKAAEALQSVEKIIDKKSRMQEDYLPYISYYYIIKTKYYDLIGDKPNSIKTSREGMAFCGKYNLKSDYNSLAHYLGHNLLQTGGYAEAKRISLMLLADEINSRSLKNKANSLKLLSEAELKLGNYRSAYDALKQLHKINDSMVVRNEKLRVEELEARYNTSEQEKKILALQNKTKTQNILTLSSVSFAILLLAFYLYVSKQNKKQARQELISMAQQKEVEISKALMEGSEQERSRVAMELHDGLGGKLTGIKINIENILETTHNNAPLRKVVSQLEETVSDIRNLSSNLMPVSLVLYGLDSALRDFVQNLQTRDTKIDFYASNLSQLTDRNKQLAVYRIVQELVTNAVKHAGALAIFLQCTVENNLLLIEIEDNGKGFDPTTIRRNMGLSNIETRVKYLNGKMNIDAFPQKGTSISIECLI, from the coding sequence GTGGAAAAAATAAAACAATTCACCATGCGTCTCGTTGTTTTCATGTTTTTGTTTTTGTGGGCTACGCTGCAGGCGTCGGTCGTGTGGTCGCAGGAAACGACGTATGTGGATAGTCTTAATAGACAACTGAAGGAGGCAACGCGTAGCAATAAGGAGAAGGCGGATATTTACTTTCTTTTATCCGATTTTTATTCCTACAGAGACACCGCCAAAGCGTTTGCGATGCTGGATTCCGCCAACTCTCTCATCGACCCGAAGGATAAACTTTATTACGGCATTCTCACTTTTTACGAAGCGGGTGTTTATTTCGATTTAAATATCGAGAAAAGTCAGCAACTGTACATGCAAGCCGAAAACATATTGAAAGATTTTTCATCTCCGTTGTCTTACGAGTATAGAGCACGTTTGTGGAATAACTATGGTGTCTTGGAGCAAGCCAAAGACAGGCACGATTTGTTTCTGGATATTTTGCTTAACAAATCTATTCCCTATATTCAGAAAACAAACAAGGTGAGCCTGCATGCTTCTTATTTGACCAATGTGAGCCTGGTTCTCTTTAATCAAAAAAATTACCCCAAAGCGATACATTATAGCCAAAAAGCCATTGGTCTTTTGAGGGAAAATGCAATCGAAGACAAGCAACTCGTGTGGGCATACCTAAATTTAGCACATTCTTTCCTGTATTTATCCAAGTCCAACAAAGCGGCTGAAGCCCTGCAAAGTGTCGAAAAAATTATAGATAAGAAGAGCAGAATGCAAGAAGATTACCTGCCCTATATATCCTACTATTACATCATTAAAACAAAATACTACGATTTGATCGGTGACAAGCCAAATTCCATTAAAACGTCAAGAGAAGGAATGGCTTTTTGCGGCAAATACAATCTGAAATCCGATTACAATTCGTTGGCACATTACTTGGGCCATAATCTGTTGCAAACCGGCGGATACGCCGAAGCAAAGAGAATAAGTCTAATGCTTCTCGCGGATGAGATAAATAGCAGGTCGTTGAAGAATAAGGCAAACTCGTTGAAGTTATTATCCGAGGCTGAGCTAAAGCTGGGCAACTACAGATCGGCGTACGACGCACTGAAGCAATTGCATAAAATAAACGACAGTATGGTGGTAAGGAACGAAAAGTTGAGGGTGGAGGAACTCGAAGCCCGCTATAACACCTCGGAACAAGAAAAAAAAATATTGGCGCTTCAAAACAAAACCAAAACGCAAAACATTCTTACCTTGAGCAGCGTTTCCTTCGCGATTTTGCTGCTAGCGTTTTACCTGTACGTCTCGAAACAAAATAAAAAGCAAGCCCGGCAGGAATTGATCTCGATGGCGCAGCAAAAAGAAGTGGAGATATCCAAAGCGCTGATGGAAGGAAGCGAGCAGGAACGTTCGCGCGTCGCAATGGAACTGCACGACGGCTTGGGCGGCAAGCTAACGGGGATAAAAATAAACATCGAGAACATTCTTGAAACCACTCACAACAACGCCCCCCTGCGAAAGGTCGTCTCGCAACTCGAAGAGACAGTGTCGGACATCCGCAATCTCTCCAGCAACCTGATGCCCGTGTCTTTGGTTCTCTACGGATTGGACAGCGCCCTGCGTGATTTTGTGCAGAATCTGCAAACACGAGACACCAAAATCGATTTTTATGCCAGCAACCTCTCCCAACTAACCGACAGGAACAAGCAACTGGCTGTTTACCGCATAGTGCAGGAATTGGTCACCAATGCCGTGAAGCACGCCGGGGCATTGGCCATTTTTCTCCAATGTACGGTAGAAAACAACTTATTGCTCATAGAAATAGAAGACAACGGAAAAGGATTCGACCCCACAACCATTCGCCGCAATATGGGTTTAAGCAACATAGAAACGCGGGTGAAATACCTCAACGGAAAAATGAACATCGATGCGTTTCCCCAAAAAGGGACCTCCATCAGTATTGAATGTTTGATATGA
- a CDS encoding lipocalin family protein, with protein MKRLTSTLLLLTGLLLLISCAKDEISEQDPLVGLWKLQRITAGNESVDVTNVTCYGQSTLKVTKSEITLSLKSPQTGADCSTDTSSFGWKKNGNVYQVVDDEVGEYITITLIGDDLSLTVTADGNSSIFLFRK; from the coding sequence ATGAAAAGATTAACTTCGACACTTCTCTTGTTAACGGGACTTCTCTTATTGATATCATGTGCAAAAGATGAAATTTCGGAACAGGATCCGCTTGTGGGGTTGTGGAAATTGCAGCGCATTACCGCCGGAAACGAAAGCGTGGATGTTACCAATGTGACGTGTTATGGCCAATCAACTTTAAAGGTGACAAAATCGGAGATAACATTATCGTTGAAGAGTCCCCAAACAGGTGCAGATTGCAGTACCGATACTTCCTCGTTCGGATGGAAGAAAAACGGCAACGTTTATCAGGTTGTGGATGACGAGGTCGGAGAATATATTACGATTACATTAATCGGGGACGATTTATCGTTAACAGTTACTGCCGATGGAAATTCATCCATCTTTTTATTTAGAAAGTAA